A genomic window from Emys orbicularis isolate rEmyOrb1 chromosome 8, rEmyOrb1.hap1, whole genome shotgun sequence includes:
- the MIER1 gene encoding mesoderm induction early response protein 1 isoform X1, protein MAEPSLQSSSPGGSATSDDHEFDPSADMLVHDFDDERTLEEEEMMEGETNFSSEIEDLTREGEMPINELLSLYGYDGTVPLPEDEDDDDEEEEEGEDDEDVDNDDNSGCSGENKEETIKDSSGQEDETQSSNDDPAPSVASQDPQEIIHPRRCKYFDANSEIEEESEEDEDYIPSEDWKKMGCFNTTQALYEEIMVGSMFQAEIPVGICKYKENEKVYENDDQLLWNPDYLTEDKVIEFLNEASRRTGDEKGLEAIPEGSHIKDNEQALYELVKCNFDTEESLRRLRFNVKAAREELAVWTEEECRNFEQGLKAYGKDFHLIQANKVRTRSVGECVAFYYMWKKSERYDFFAQQTRFGKKKYNLHPGVTDYMDRLLDESESAASSQAPSPPPTTSNSSTSQSEREDSTTSNSNQNGVSTNGPGERSSKDEVKIEGLHVNGPTGGKKTPHTDLDTNGYETENLSIDPKLAHSAARNENDFEEKNERPAKRRRINSNGKESPGSSEYFQEAISHGKFEELETLDD, encoded by the exons GAGGTTCAGCAACATCTGATGACCATGAATTTGACCCGTCAGCTGATATGCTGGTTCATGATTTTGATGATGAACGGACATTAGAAGAGGAGGAAATGATGGAAGGAGAAACAAACTTCAGTTCTGAAATAGAGGATCTTACAAGG GAAGGTGAAATGCCAATTAATGAACTACTTAGCCTTTATGGCTATGATGGTACAGTCCCACTCCCAGAAGACGAAGATGACGacgatgaggaggaagaggaaggagaagatGATGAAGATGTTGATAATGATGACAACAGTGGGTGTAgtggagaaaacaaa GAGGAGACCATAAAGGATTCATCAGGTCAGGAGGATGAAACACAATCCTccaatgatgacccagcaccatCTGTTGCTTCTCAAGATCCACAGGAGATAATTCACCCACGTCGATGTAAATATTTTGATGCAA ACAGTGAAATAGAAGAAGAATCTGAGGAAGATGAAGATTATATTccttcagaagactggaaaaag ATGGGATGCTTTAATACAACTCAAGCATTATATGAA gaaatcaTGGTGGGTTCTATGTTTCAAGCTGAAATTCCAGTTGGCATATGCAAATACAAGGAGAATGAGAAAG tGTATGAAAATGATGACCAGCTGCTGTGGAATCCTGATTATTTAACAGAAGATAAAGTGATTGAATTCCTCAATGAAGCCTCCAGGCGAACAGGAGATGAGAAAGGACTAGAGGCAATTCCTGAAGGATCACATATTAAAGACAATGAACAG GCATTGTATGAATTGGTTAAGTGCAATTTTGATACAGAAGAATCATTGAGAAGATTAAGATTTAATGTGAAAGCAGCCAGAG AAGAGTTAGCTGTTTGGACAGAGGAAGAATGTAGGAATTTTGAACAAGGACTGAAGGCCTATGGAAAAGATTTTCATTTGATTCAGGCAAACAAG GTACGAACAAGATCAGTTGGCGAGTGTGTAGCATTTTATTACATGTGGAAAAAATCAGAGCGGTATGACTTCTTTGCACAGCAGACCCGATTTGGGAAAAAGAAGTACAATCTCCATCCTGGTGTAAC GGATTACATGGACCGTCTTTTAGATGAAAGTGAAAGTGCTGCTTCCAGTCAAGCTCCGTCCCCTCCCCCTACAACCTCTAACAGCAGCACCAGCCAGTCTGAGAGGGAGGACAGCACAACTAGCAACAGTAATCAAAATG GTGTATCCACTAATGGGCCAGGTGAGAGATCCAGTAAAGATGAAGTAAAAATTGAAGGATTGCATGTGAATGGACCTACAGGTGGTAAGAAAACACCTCACACAGATCTGGACACAAATGGATATGAAACTGAAAACCTTTCCATTGACCCTAAACTTGCTCATTCAGCTGCAAGAAATGAAAatgattttgaagaaaaaaatgaaagaccTGCAAAGAGGAGAAGAATCAACAGCAATGGAAAAGAAAGTCCAGGTTCCTCAGAGTATTTTCAAGAAGCAATATCACATGGGAAGTTTGAAGAACTAGAGACTTTGGATGATTGA
- the MIER1 gene encoding mesoderm induction early response protein 1 isoform X3: MAEPSLQSSSPGGSATSDDHEFDPSADMLVHDFDDERTLEEEEMMEGETNFSSEIEDLTREGEMPINELLSLYGYDGTVPLPEDEDDDDEEEEEGEDDEDVDNDDNSGCSGENKEETIKDSSGQEDETQSSNDDPAPSVASQDPQEIIHPRRCKYFDANSEIEEESEEDEDYIPSEDWKKEIMVGSMFQAEIPVGICKYKENEKVYENDDQLLWNPDYLTEDKVIEFLNEASRRTGDEKGLEAIPEGSHIKDNEQALYELVKCNFDTEESLRRLRFNVKAAREELAVWTEEECRNFEQGLKAYGKDFHLIQANKVRTRSVGECVAFYYMWKKSERYDFFAQQTRFGKKKYNLHPGVTDYMDRLLDESESAASSQAPSPPPTTSNSSTSQSEREDSTTSNSNQNGVSTNGPGERSSKDEVKIEGLHVNGPTGGKKTPHTDLDTNGYETENLSIDPKLAHSAARNENDFEEKNERPAKRRRINSNGKESPGSSEYFQEAISHGKFEELETLDD, encoded by the exons GAGGTTCAGCAACATCTGATGACCATGAATTTGACCCGTCAGCTGATATGCTGGTTCATGATTTTGATGATGAACGGACATTAGAAGAGGAGGAAATGATGGAAGGAGAAACAAACTTCAGTTCTGAAATAGAGGATCTTACAAGG GAAGGTGAAATGCCAATTAATGAACTACTTAGCCTTTATGGCTATGATGGTACAGTCCCACTCCCAGAAGACGAAGATGACGacgatgaggaggaagaggaaggagaagatGATGAAGATGTTGATAATGATGACAACAGTGGGTGTAgtggagaaaacaaa GAGGAGACCATAAAGGATTCATCAGGTCAGGAGGATGAAACACAATCCTccaatgatgacccagcaccatCTGTTGCTTCTCAAGATCCACAGGAGATAATTCACCCACGTCGATGTAAATATTTTGATGCAA ACAGTGAAATAGAAGAAGAATCTGAGGAAGATGAAGATTATATTccttcagaagactggaaaaag gaaatcaTGGTGGGTTCTATGTTTCAAGCTGAAATTCCAGTTGGCATATGCAAATACAAGGAGAATGAGAAAG tGTATGAAAATGATGACCAGCTGCTGTGGAATCCTGATTATTTAACAGAAGATAAAGTGATTGAATTCCTCAATGAAGCCTCCAGGCGAACAGGAGATGAGAAAGGACTAGAGGCAATTCCTGAAGGATCACATATTAAAGACAATGAACAG GCATTGTATGAATTGGTTAAGTGCAATTTTGATACAGAAGAATCATTGAGAAGATTAAGATTTAATGTGAAAGCAGCCAGAG AAGAGTTAGCTGTTTGGACAGAGGAAGAATGTAGGAATTTTGAACAAGGACTGAAGGCCTATGGAAAAGATTTTCATTTGATTCAGGCAAACAAG GTACGAACAAGATCAGTTGGCGAGTGTGTAGCATTTTATTACATGTGGAAAAAATCAGAGCGGTATGACTTCTTTGCACAGCAGACCCGATTTGGGAAAAAGAAGTACAATCTCCATCCTGGTGTAAC GGATTACATGGACCGTCTTTTAGATGAAAGTGAAAGTGCTGCTTCCAGTCAAGCTCCGTCCCCTCCCCCTACAACCTCTAACAGCAGCACCAGCCAGTCTGAGAGGGAGGACAGCACAACTAGCAACAGTAATCAAAATG GTGTATCCACTAATGGGCCAGGTGAGAGATCCAGTAAAGATGAAGTAAAAATTGAAGGATTGCATGTGAATGGACCTACAGGTGGTAAGAAAACACCTCACACAGATCTGGACACAAATGGATATGAAACTGAAAACCTTTCCATTGACCCTAAACTTGCTCATTCAGCTGCAAGAAATGAAAatgattttgaagaaaaaaatgaaagaccTGCAAAGAGGAGAAGAATCAACAGCAATGGAAAAGAAAGTCCAGGTTCCTCAGAGTATTTTCAAGAAGCAATATCACATGGGAAGTTTGAAGAACTAGAGACTTTGGATGATTGA
- the MIER1 gene encoding mesoderm induction early response protein 1 isoform X2 gives MAEPSLQSSSPGGSATSDDHEFDPSADMLVHDFDDERTLEEEEMMEGETNFSSEIEDLTREGEMPINELLSLYGYDGTVPLPEDEDDDDEEEEEGEDDEDVDNDDNSGCSGENKEETIKDSSGQEDETQSSNDDPAPSVASQDPQEIIHPRRYSEIEEESEEDEDYIPSEDWKKMGCFNTTQALYEEIMVGSMFQAEIPVGICKYKENEKVYENDDQLLWNPDYLTEDKVIEFLNEASRRTGDEKGLEAIPEGSHIKDNEQALYELVKCNFDTEESLRRLRFNVKAAREELAVWTEEECRNFEQGLKAYGKDFHLIQANKVRTRSVGECVAFYYMWKKSERYDFFAQQTRFGKKKYNLHPGVTDYMDRLLDESESAASSQAPSPPPTTSNSSTSQSEREDSTTSNSNQNGVSTNGPGERSSKDEVKIEGLHVNGPTGGKKTPHTDLDTNGYETENLSIDPKLAHSAARNENDFEEKNERPAKRRRINSNGKESPGSSEYFQEAISHGKFEELETLDD, from the exons GAGGTTCAGCAACATCTGATGACCATGAATTTGACCCGTCAGCTGATATGCTGGTTCATGATTTTGATGATGAACGGACATTAGAAGAGGAGGAAATGATGGAAGGAGAAACAAACTTCAGTTCTGAAATAGAGGATCTTACAAGG GAAGGTGAAATGCCAATTAATGAACTACTTAGCCTTTATGGCTATGATGGTACAGTCCCACTCCCAGAAGACGAAGATGACGacgatgaggaggaagaggaaggagaagatGATGAAGATGTTGATAATGATGACAACAGTGGGTGTAgtggagaaaacaaa GAGGAGACCATAAAGGATTCATCAGGTCAGGAGGATGAAACACAATCCTccaatgatgacccagcaccatCTGTTGCTTCTCAAGATCCACAGGAGATAATTCACCCACGTCGAT ACAGTGAAATAGAAGAAGAATCTGAGGAAGATGAAGATTATATTccttcagaagactggaaaaag ATGGGATGCTTTAATACAACTCAAGCATTATATGAA gaaatcaTGGTGGGTTCTATGTTTCAAGCTGAAATTCCAGTTGGCATATGCAAATACAAGGAGAATGAGAAAG tGTATGAAAATGATGACCAGCTGCTGTGGAATCCTGATTATTTAACAGAAGATAAAGTGATTGAATTCCTCAATGAAGCCTCCAGGCGAACAGGAGATGAGAAAGGACTAGAGGCAATTCCTGAAGGATCACATATTAAAGACAATGAACAG GCATTGTATGAATTGGTTAAGTGCAATTTTGATACAGAAGAATCATTGAGAAGATTAAGATTTAATGTGAAAGCAGCCAGAG AAGAGTTAGCTGTTTGGACAGAGGAAGAATGTAGGAATTTTGAACAAGGACTGAAGGCCTATGGAAAAGATTTTCATTTGATTCAGGCAAACAAG GTACGAACAAGATCAGTTGGCGAGTGTGTAGCATTTTATTACATGTGGAAAAAATCAGAGCGGTATGACTTCTTTGCACAGCAGACCCGATTTGGGAAAAAGAAGTACAATCTCCATCCTGGTGTAAC GGATTACATGGACCGTCTTTTAGATGAAAGTGAAAGTGCTGCTTCCAGTCAAGCTCCGTCCCCTCCCCCTACAACCTCTAACAGCAGCACCAGCCAGTCTGAGAGGGAGGACAGCACAACTAGCAACAGTAATCAAAATG GTGTATCCACTAATGGGCCAGGTGAGAGATCCAGTAAAGATGAAGTAAAAATTGAAGGATTGCATGTGAATGGACCTACAGGTGGTAAGAAAACACCTCACACAGATCTGGACACAAATGGATATGAAACTGAAAACCTTTCCATTGACCCTAAACTTGCTCATTCAGCTGCAAGAAATGAAAatgattttgaagaaaaaaatgaaagaccTGCAAAGAGGAGAAGAATCAACAGCAATGGAAAAGAAAGTCCAGGTTCCTCAGAGTATTTTCAAGAAGCAATATCACATGGGAAGTTTGAAGAACTAGAGACTTTGGATGATTGA
- the MIER1 gene encoding mesoderm induction early response protein 1 isoform X4, translating to MKMKLSEMPINELLSLYGYDGTVPLPEDEDDDDEEEEEGEDDEDVDNDDNSGCSGENKEETIKDSSGQEDETQSSNDDPAPSVASQDPQEIIHPRRCKYFDANSEIEEESEEDEDYIPSEDWKKMGCFNTTQALYEEIMVGSMFQAEIPVGICKYKENEKVYENDDQLLWNPDYLTEDKVIEFLNEASRRTGDEKGLEAIPEGSHIKDNEQALYELVKCNFDTEESLRRLRFNVKAAREELAVWTEEECRNFEQGLKAYGKDFHLIQANKVRTRSVGECVAFYYMWKKSERYDFFAQQTRFGKKKYNLHPGVTDYMDRLLDESESAASSQAPSPPPTTSNSSTSQSEREDSTTSNSNQNGVSTNGPGERSSKDEVKIEGLHVNGPTGGKKTPHTDLDTNGYETENLSIDPKLAHSAARNENDFEEKNERPAKRRRINSNGKESPGSSEYFQEAISHGKFEELETLDD from the exons ATGAAAATGAAGTTAA GTGAAATGCCAATTAATGAACTACTTAGCCTTTATGGCTATGATGGTACAGTCCCACTCCCAGAAGACGAAGATGACGacgatgaggaggaagaggaaggagaagatGATGAAGATGTTGATAATGATGACAACAGTGGGTGTAgtggagaaaacaaa GAGGAGACCATAAAGGATTCATCAGGTCAGGAGGATGAAACACAATCCTccaatgatgacccagcaccatCTGTTGCTTCTCAAGATCCACAGGAGATAATTCACCCACGTCGATGTAAATATTTTGATGCAA ACAGTGAAATAGAAGAAGAATCTGAGGAAGATGAAGATTATATTccttcagaagactggaaaaag ATGGGATGCTTTAATACAACTCAAGCATTATATGAA gaaatcaTGGTGGGTTCTATGTTTCAAGCTGAAATTCCAGTTGGCATATGCAAATACAAGGAGAATGAGAAAG tGTATGAAAATGATGACCAGCTGCTGTGGAATCCTGATTATTTAACAGAAGATAAAGTGATTGAATTCCTCAATGAAGCCTCCAGGCGAACAGGAGATGAGAAAGGACTAGAGGCAATTCCTGAAGGATCACATATTAAAGACAATGAACAG GCATTGTATGAATTGGTTAAGTGCAATTTTGATACAGAAGAATCATTGAGAAGATTAAGATTTAATGTGAAAGCAGCCAGAG AAGAGTTAGCTGTTTGGACAGAGGAAGAATGTAGGAATTTTGAACAAGGACTGAAGGCCTATGGAAAAGATTTTCATTTGATTCAGGCAAACAAG GTACGAACAAGATCAGTTGGCGAGTGTGTAGCATTTTATTACATGTGGAAAAAATCAGAGCGGTATGACTTCTTTGCACAGCAGACCCGATTTGGGAAAAAGAAGTACAATCTCCATCCTGGTGTAAC GGATTACATGGACCGTCTTTTAGATGAAAGTGAAAGTGCTGCTTCCAGTCAAGCTCCGTCCCCTCCCCCTACAACCTCTAACAGCAGCACCAGCCAGTCTGAGAGGGAGGACAGCACAACTAGCAACAGTAATCAAAATG GTGTATCCACTAATGGGCCAGGTGAGAGATCCAGTAAAGATGAAGTAAAAATTGAAGGATTGCATGTGAATGGACCTACAGGTGGTAAGAAAACACCTCACACAGATCTGGACACAAATGGATATGAAACTGAAAACCTTTCCATTGACCCTAAACTTGCTCATTCAGCTGCAAGAAATGAAAatgattttgaagaaaaaaatgaaagaccTGCAAAGAGGAGAAGAATCAACAGCAATGGAAAAGAAAGTCCAGGTTCCTCAGAGTATTTTCAAGAAGCAATATCACATGGGAAGTTTGAAGAACTAGAGACTTTGGATGATTGA